In Opitutaceae bacterium TAV5, one genomic interval encodes:
- a CDS encoding anchor protein: protein MNIMNTKSAIRLTSATLAALGLLAAAALRADNINQTRTAAVNESWATPALWSNNAEASPGNAYFTNGYTLRTPNVTTEANQTFPGASLTVDGDGGSGGGGAMGTLSLKSRVTTIADLRLGTALISNAASDGSGNTLATLNVTDLTVLDGKTATLNGTNSNQNIYLNVTNLLGSGTLSINNTARTYTLAIDDATAFTGIISTLGGNATLVIASDLNLINGAFSVNTVTSLVLNKNLVVPSFTFGSVTLNTLGEAYTAAQLNDHFGTTAFSGTGSLIVASSTIPEPASVATLLAAAVMLAVTLRRRR, encoded by the coding sequence ATGAACATCATGAACACCAAATCCGCCATCCGCCTCACCTCCGCGACACTCGCCGCACTCGGCCTGCTTGCCGCTGCTGCGCTTCGCGCCGACAATATAAACCAGACTCGCACTGCCGCCGTCAATGAAAGCTGGGCGACTCCGGCCCTGTGGAGCAACAATGCAGAAGCCTCGCCCGGCAACGCCTATTTCACCAATGGCTACACCCTCCGCACTCCCAATGTCACCACCGAGGCCAACCAAACCTTTCCCGGCGCCTCCCTGACCGTCGATGGCGATGGCGGTAGCGGTGGCGGCGGTGCCATGGGCACCCTTTCCCTCAAAAGCCGCGTTACGACCATCGCCGATCTCCGCCTTGGGACCGCCCTAATCAGCAACGCCGCCAGCGACGGGAGCGGCAACACCCTTGCCACGCTCAACGTTACCGACCTCACGGTTCTCGATGGGAAAACCGCAACCCTCAACGGCACCAACAGCAACCAAAACATCTACCTAAACGTCACCAACCTCCTTGGAAGCGGCACGCTCTCAATCAACAACACCGCCCGCACCTACACGCTCGCCATTGACGACGCCACCGCCTTCACCGGCATCATCAGCACGCTCGGAGGCAATGCCACCCTTGTCATCGCTTCCGATCTCAACCTCATCAACGGCGCGTTCTCGGTGAACACCGTAACCTCGCTCGTTCTCAACAAAAACCTTGTCGTTCCATCCTTCACCTTTGGTTCGGTCACATTGAACACGCTCGGGGAAGCCTACACCGCCGCCCAACTCAACGACCATTTTGGCACCACGGCATTCAGCGGCACTGGCAGCCTGATTGTTGCCAGCAGCACCATTCCCGAACCCGCGTCGGTCGCCACGCTCCTCGCCGCCGCGGTCATGCTCGCAGTCACACTGCGCCGCCGCCGCTGA
- a CDS encoding sialate O-acetylesterase has product MTATATATMPATLRCPRHRCRFRVALCLALLAGVLASAPLPARATLTLPAIFNNNAVFLRDTPIPVWGNAAPAEKITVTLSLLPSAPGTTPVSATTTADPDTGHWSVTLPAQPASHLPRTLTITGSATPAPLRLENILIGEVWLASGQSNMAWLVKDTTDARTTIDASANPNVRVYNLPRVIADAPLADAPGAWRVASPATTGWMSAVAYHFARKLHADLGVPVAVICASRGSTRIQSWIPLSVFNQNPAFADDRDQWRQDLTAWPQKKAGWEKKLDDWKSRAAAARSAGKPEPKRPQQPPGPGHYNQPAGYYNAMIAPVTKVPVRGFLWYQGEANARRAARYRETLPALITSWRETWGRGDLPFLIVQLAAYRAPGFAPDGLERAGLREAQALAVERLPATGLVVTLDVSGPESKEHPRDKRPVGERLARLAGSLAYGNDTLTVNGPTLAIATFDGPIARVTYQPGTAGGLRTTDNASPSAFLLAGPDHVFHPAEARIETETTILLTSPAVSAPIAVRYAFCNDPKVNLVNAAGLPAAPFRTDDWPLTATPDNQ; this is encoded by the coding sequence ATGACAGCAACGGCGACTGCAACCATGCCCGCGACCCTCCGATGTCCCCGCCACCGCTGCCGCTTTCGCGTCGCCCTCTGCCTCGCGCTCCTGGCCGGCGTTCTCGCAAGCGCGCCGCTGCCCGCCCGTGCCACCCTCACACTCCCGGCAATTTTCAACAATAACGCCGTGTTCCTGCGTGACACCCCGATTCCCGTATGGGGCAACGCCGCCCCGGCCGAAAAAATCACCGTTACGCTCTCCCTGCTCCCCTCCGCGCCGGGCACAACGCCCGTCTCCGCCACCACCACTGCTGATCCGGACACCGGCCACTGGAGCGTGACGCTCCCCGCCCAACCCGCCTCGCACCTCCCGCGCACCCTTACCATCACAGGCTCTGCCACGCCCGCTCCCCTCCGCCTGGAAAACATCCTCATCGGCGAAGTCTGGCTCGCTTCCGGCCAGAGCAACATGGCTTGGCTCGTCAAGGACACCACCGACGCCCGCACCACCATCGACGCCTCCGCCAACCCCAACGTTCGCGTTTACAATCTCCCCCGCGTCATCGCCGACGCCCCGCTCGCGGACGCCCCCGGTGCATGGCGTGTCGCCTCGCCCGCGACCACCGGCTGGATGAGCGCCGTCGCCTACCACTTCGCTCGCAAACTCCACGCCGACCTCGGCGTACCCGTCGCCGTCATCTGCGCCTCGCGCGGCTCCACTCGTATCCAGTCATGGATACCGCTCTCCGTTTTTAACCAAAATCCCGCCTTCGCCGACGACCGCGACCAATGGCGGCAAGACCTCACCGCCTGGCCCCAAAAAAAGGCCGGCTGGGAGAAAAAACTCGACGACTGGAAATCCCGCGCAGCCGCCGCCAGGTCAGCCGGGAAACCCGAACCCAAGCGTCCCCAACAACCGCCCGGCCCTGGCCACTACAACCAGCCCGCTGGTTACTACAACGCCATGATCGCACCCGTCACGAAGGTTCCCGTTCGTGGCTTCCTCTGGTATCAGGGCGAGGCCAACGCTCGCCGCGCCGCCCGATACCGCGAAACCCTTCCCGCCCTCATCACCTCCTGGCGCGAAACCTGGGGACGCGGCGACCTCCCTTTCCTCATCGTGCAACTCGCCGCCTACCGCGCCCCCGGCTTCGCTCCCGATGGACTCGAACGCGCCGGACTCCGCGAAGCGCAGGCGCTCGCCGTCGAGCGCCTTCCTGCCACCGGCCTTGTTGTCACGCTTGACGTCAGCGGCCCCGAATCAAAAGAGCACCCGCGCGACAAACGTCCCGTCGGCGAACGCCTTGCCCGCCTCGCCGGATCCCTCGCCTATGGAAACGACACGCTCACTGTCAACGGCCCCACCCTTGCCATCGCCACCTTTGACGGCCCCATTGCCCGCGTCACTTATCAACCCGGCACCGCCGGCGGACTCCGCACCACGGACAACGCCTCCCCATCCGCGTTTCTCCTTGCCGGCCCCGACCACGTTTTCCATCCCGCCGAAGCGCGTATCGAAACAGAAACGACAATTCTCCTGACCTCCCCCGCCGTTTCCGCTCCGATTGCCGTTCGCTACGCCTTTTGCAACGATCCAAAAGTCAACCTCGTCAACGCCGCCGGCCTCCCCGCCGCCCCCTTCCGCACCGACGACTGGCCGCTCACCGCCACCCCGGACAACCAGTGA
- a CDS encoding LacI family transcriptional regulator, producing the protein MKNEKEDTAGGRLTQRELARKLGVSQATISRALAKNSRHSAEMRKRVAAEAEQAGYRPDPVLASLNAYRRMRRPITQGQTLVWFGGTQEGDRSSYEAILFPAARTRAEALGYGMEYFWENEPGYSAQRYEQIFNARGVAGVVFGPRAQPHARIELKIENFSAVALGRSVDWPPVDRVSTDHFQTMEMCYAAVRDRGFRRIAFSMTESYSERVAGLWAGAFLRQQMRNPKLPKIPPMLDDDAHSGGKFEAWFSKWKPDAIITMGWHFGCLASLERMKVRFPQEVGVALLVVPEHEALLAGFSGIHEPVEELAAFAVDVLVGRIRNNERGVPRDRRVHLLPGRWFEGRTLAPLPLRS; encoded by the coding sequence ATGAAAAACGAAAAGGAAGATACAGCAGGCGGAAGACTAACACAGCGGGAACTGGCCCGGAAACTTGGCGTGAGCCAGGCGACGATATCGCGGGCGCTGGCCAAAAATTCGCGGCATTCGGCAGAGATGCGCAAGCGGGTGGCGGCGGAGGCGGAGCAAGCGGGCTACCGACCTGATCCGGTGCTGGCCAGCCTGAACGCCTACCGGCGCATGCGGCGTCCGATCACACAAGGACAAACCCTGGTGTGGTTTGGAGGAACACAGGAGGGAGATCGCAGCAGTTATGAGGCCATCCTTTTCCCGGCCGCGCGCACGCGGGCGGAGGCGCTGGGTTATGGCATGGAATATTTCTGGGAAAACGAACCCGGGTATTCGGCTCAACGCTACGAGCAGATATTCAATGCACGAGGAGTCGCCGGAGTGGTGTTCGGACCCCGTGCGCAACCGCATGCACGCATCGAATTGAAAATAGAGAATTTTTCCGCTGTCGCTCTGGGACGTAGCGTGGACTGGCCGCCTGTGGACCGCGTTTCCACGGATCATTTTCAGACGATGGAAATGTGCTATGCTGCGGTTCGTGACCGCGGATTCAGGCGCATCGCTTTTTCAATGACAGAAAGCTACAGCGAACGCGTGGCAGGTTTATGGGCGGGAGCATTCCTGAGACAGCAGATGCGTAACCCGAAATTGCCCAAAATCCCGCCCATGCTGGATGACGACGCCCATTCGGGAGGCAAATTCGAGGCGTGGTTCAGCAAATGGAAGCCTGATGCGATTATCACGATGGGCTGGCATTTCGGGTGTCTGGCGTCGCTGGAACGGATGAAGGTGCGTTTTCCGCAAGAGGTGGGGGTGGCTCTGCTGGTCGTGCCGGAGCACGAGGCGTTACTCGCCGGTTTCTCAGGCATTCATGAGCCGGTAGAGGAACTGGCGGCGTTTGCAGTGGATGTGCTGGTGGGACGGATACGCAACAATGAGCGCGGGGTGCCGAGGGATCGGCGCGTGCATTTGCTGCCGGGGCGGTGGTTTGAGGGAAGGACGTTGGCCCCCCTGCCCCTGCGGAGCTAG
- a CDS encoding N-terminal cleavage protein: protein MITHSQRVFVCQRRSEAESPARASREARRVVRHTSAFTLIELLCVIAIIGVLAAIVIAVVGSVRQRAYAARTSSNLRQLQLANIMYAGEHKERYVPCSYIPAGGGGRITWRMNNEFRAYLGITAPFDSSLPDNSLAKYPAVTRTGFPQWMAAATASIGSNYNSNENSDSKRVVRISDIPRRSRTICFADSCDWQVAYTGRDSSSAPDWVYKSGALAYRSPGERCLVVAYEGNVFSITKTEAANRQLWYYNE, encoded by the coding sequence ATGATTACCCATTCACAACGTGTATTTGTTTGCCAGAGACGGAGCGAAGCGGAGTCTCCGGCAAGGGCTTCACGTGAAGCCCGCCGCGTCGTCCGTCATACCAGTGCCTTTACGCTCATCGAGCTTCTTTGCGTCATTGCCATCATCGGTGTCCTCGCCGCCATCGTGATTGCAGTTGTCGGCTCCGTTCGCCAGCGCGCCTACGCCGCCCGCACATCCTCCAACCTCCGCCAACTCCAACTCGCCAACATCATGTACGCCGGTGAACACAAGGAACGCTATGTCCCGTGCAGTTACATACCGGCAGGGGGGGGCGGGCGCATCACTTGGCGAATGAACAACGAATTTCGCGCCTACCTCGGAATCACCGCTCCCTTTGACAGCAGCCTCCCCGACAACAGCCTCGCAAAATACCCGGCAGTGACGCGCACCGGATTCCCGCAATGGATGGCCGCCGCGACGGCAAGCATCGGCAGCAACTACAACTCAAACGAGAATAGTGACTCGAAAAGGGTGGTTCGCATATCCGACATACCGCGCCGCTCGCGCACCATCTGCTTTGCCGATTCGTGCGACTGGCAAGTCGCGTATACGGGCCGCGACAGCAGCTCCGCACCCGATTGGGTCTACAAAAGCGGCGCGCTCGCCTACCGCTCCCCCGGCGAGCGCTGCCTTGTCGTCGCCTACGAAGGCAACGTTTTCAGCATCACCAAAACCGAAGCCGCCAATCGCCAGCTCTGGTATTACAATGAATGA
- a CDS encoding glycoside hydrolase family 2: MPEKHPLHWLIAIAFALPFVAITPAFAASAPVSEKQLAPWIAPEAGRDSPCARIYDGFVRHIEASGNAVVTVDATADDGFDAKPQTLRLELAPPPPGKKIPGKPPRVLVRSVFPHEAVGKLAGARIQLTADAPGEITLQFFEDAKDNGSLVLHKTRTQSTYALVAGKNTITCLFTDGGLDAAKARKINAIGFLVSEKQLPLAFSLDHISLVFREESDARTYSSDLRSRRIQKLETMVGWLRERGAPLGGNSGAGIERLRNEALLWDAAHLVSLKEQHDYWQSLAQHAKISANDPLFAALATLEKTRLAELRQLETGNTSLSSAARRTRVNALQAQTDAWIDTLQKRLTPVQRRWTQRDDSLTFLRPDGQPYRMFAPYFFRAIYLPGTGKDQRAWDMHYLAALGFNGIRLPVIWAKLEPVRGQFDATYLEMLFQIMNEAERHGLGISIDLHWPYPDWFLRGKPGQEPVVKQVGAEKHNAWHWTEALLDCWDRLGQTLRDVPNIVAFEVPGNEIPLGRGAKGITAYPTLVEKWNAWLKTHYNNDRATLAAAWSQSTAPNAASHALQPGENWDDNTILPPGFQGDANADAAYAENPRFWDFILWAADLQEQLTGDIVAALRKSRPDATGVSQYIMGGNHLDRSPVPTNFQSLTTYVGPHVFPGTHYGMGGNQARKAAALTLKSYDSEQQMENGEARVRRHVELGLGFCPFAFSARGGGGMLMSDDDWYLKPEVAHLPRMADWIRTSWPAAPAPGTKRVAVIENTRQAAAPGVLNTLGDIFSVLRENEVHADLFESLRVIRDPALISGYDAVITDVSYADDRLLDVLKRHNKAPVLLYGRLDRDAYARSAATGHGPAATLARLGILFAPAATANILHAEADSLDLSGQWDWALVPSPSANSKNAPKYPPSIARWEPRHVPGFWGEATLLGSLKYSIGDAWHRKTVVIPKAWEGRKLRLEMGAVDDFDWVWFNGRRIGHTGEERSNWWTASREYNIPSDLIRWGAANEILVCVRNMADDGGIWKAPVQISGMAQTLLEWNPLSAAAPATPVALAPLATFLGKSALRPDARIAAELRLPDGQRVPALVFHHNWAWWVGNTAWQQGAPADEAVLKTFLGIIP, encoded by the coding sequence ATGCCTGAAAAGCATCCCCTCCACTGGCTGATTGCTATCGCGTTTGCGCTTCCGTTCGTGGCAATCACGCCTGCATTCGCCGCCAGCGCTCCCGTATCCGAAAAACAACTCGCCCCGTGGATTGCTCCCGAGGCGGGCCGGGATTCGCCCTGCGCGCGCATTTATGACGGCTTCGTCCGTCACATCGAGGCGTCCGGCAATGCCGTTGTCACCGTCGATGCCACGGCGGACGACGGTTTTGACGCCAAACCGCAAACCCTCCGTCTGGAACTGGCTCCTCCTCCCCCCGGCAAAAAAATTCCCGGCAAACCGCCCCGCGTTCTTGTGCGCAGTGTGTTTCCGCATGAAGCCGTCGGCAAACTTGCGGGTGCCCGGATCCAGCTCACGGCCGATGCTCCCGGAGAAATCACCCTCCAGTTTTTCGAAGATGCGAAGGACAACGGTTCGCTCGTGCTTCACAAAACCAGAACCCAATCCACCTACGCGCTTGTTGCCGGAAAGAATACGATCACCTGCCTCTTCACCGACGGCGGGCTCGACGCCGCGAAGGCCCGGAAAATCAATGCCATCGGCTTTCTCGTATCTGAAAAACAATTGCCCCTCGCTTTCTCGCTGGACCATATTTCCCTTGTTTTTCGCGAGGAATCCGACGCCCGCACTTATTCCTCCGACCTTCGTTCCAGGCGCATTCAGAAACTGGAAACAATGGTTGGCTGGCTCCGCGAACGCGGCGCACCGCTTGGCGGCAATAGTGGCGCCGGGATCGAGCGCCTCCGCAACGAAGCCCTGCTTTGGGACGCCGCACACCTTGTCTCCCTTAAGGAACAGCACGACTACTGGCAATCCCTGGCGCAACATGCGAAGATTTCCGCCAACGATCCTCTCTTCGCCGCGCTCGCCACTCTGGAAAAAACGCGCCTTGCCGAACTCCGCCAATTGGAGACAGGAAACACGTCACTCTCATCCGCCGCTCGGCGGACCCGCGTCAACGCTCTTCAGGCTCAAACCGACGCGTGGATTGATACCCTTCAGAAACGCCTGACGCCTGTGCAACGCCGCTGGACGCAACGCGACGACTCGCTCACCTTCCTGCGCCCCGACGGCCAGCCTTACCGTATGTTCGCCCCCTATTTTTTCCGGGCGATTTACCTGCCCGGCACCGGCAAGGACCAGCGTGCATGGGATATGCACTACCTTGCCGCCCTCGGGTTCAACGGCATCCGGCTCCCCGTCATCTGGGCCAAACTCGAACCCGTTCGCGGACAATTCGACGCCACCTATCTGGAAATGCTTTTCCAGATCATGAACGAAGCCGAACGCCACGGGCTCGGCATCAGCATCGATCTCCACTGGCCTTACCCCGACTGGTTCCTGCGTGGCAAACCCGGACAGGAGCCCGTAGTCAAGCAGGTCGGCGCCGAAAAGCACAACGCCTGGCACTGGACGGAAGCTCTCCTCGATTGCTGGGATCGTCTCGGGCAAACCCTGCGCGACGTGCCCAATATCGTCGCTTTCGAGGTTCCCGGCAACGAGATCCCGCTCGGACGCGGCGCCAAAGGCATCACTGCCTACCCCACGCTCGTCGAGAAATGGAATGCGTGGCTGAAAACCCACTACAACAACGATCGCGCCACCCTCGCCGCCGCCTGGTCGCAGAGCACCGCGCCCAACGCCGCCTCCCATGCGCTCCAGCCCGGCGAAAACTGGGACGACAACACCATCCTGCCTCCGGGTTTTCAGGGCGACGCCAACGCGGATGCCGCCTATGCCGAAAACCCGCGTTTTTGGGACTTTATCCTTTGGGCCGCCGATCTCCAGGAGCAGCTCACCGGCGACATCGTGGCGGCCCTCCGCAAATCCCGCCCCGACGCCACCGGCGTTTCCCAATACATCATGGGCGGCAACCATCTCGATCGCAGCCCCGTCCCGACGAACTTCCAGTCCCTGACGACGTATGTCGGCCCGCATGTTTTTCCCGGCACCCATTACGGCATGGGGGGTAACCAGGCCCGCAAGGCCGCCGCGCTCACGCTGAAGAGTTACGACTCCGAGCAACAGATGGAAAACGGCGAGGCCCGCGTCCGGCGTCACGTCGAGCTCGGCCTCGGCTTTTGTCCTTTCGCGTTTTCCGCGAGGGGAGGGGGAGGGATGCTCATGTCCGACGACGACTGGTACCTGAAGCCCGAGGTCGCCCATCTCCCTCGCATGGCAGACTGGATACGCACTTCATGGCCCGCCGCCCCCGCTCCCGGCACGAAGCGCGTGGCCGTCATTGAAAACACCCGGCAGGCCGCCGCCCCCGGCGTCCTCAACACCCTGGGCGACATTTTCTCCGTGCTCCGGGAAAACGAGGTCCACGCTGATCTTTTCGAGAGCCTCCGCGTCATCCGCGATCCGGCTTTGATTTCCGGATACGACGCCGTCATCACCGACGTTTCCTACGCCGACGACCGCCTTCTCGACGTGTTGAAACGGCACAACAAGGCCCCCGTTCTGCTTTACGGACGCCTCGATCGCGACGCTTACGCCCGCTCCGCCGCCACCGGACACGGTCCCGCCGCCACGCTCGCCCGCCTTGGCATCCTCTTCGCCCCTGCGGCCACCGCAAACATCCTGCATGCCGAGGCCGACAGCCTCGATCTCTCCGGCCAATGGGACTGGGCGCTCGTGCCGTCCCCCTCGGCCAACTCGAAAAACGCTCCGAAATATCCTCCCTCGATTGCCAGATGGGAACCTAGGCACGTCCCCGGTTTCTGGGGCGAGGCCACTCTTCTCGGCTCGCTCAAATACAGCATCGGCGACGCCTGGCACCGGAAAACCGTCGTGATTCCCAAGGCCTGGGAAGGACGAAAACTTCGCCTCGAAATGGGGGCCGTGGATGATTTCGACTGGGTCTGGTTCAACGGACGCCGCATCGGCCATACCGGCGAGGAGCGCTCCAACTGGTGGACTGCCTCGCGCGAATACAACATCCCCTCCGACCTCATCCGCTGGGGCGCGGCGAACGAAATTCTCGTCTGCGTCCGCAACATGGCGGACGACGGCGGCATCTGGAAGGCGCCCGTGCAAATTTCCGGCATGGCGCAAACCCTGCTTGAATGGAACCCGCTCTCCGCCGCCGCTCCGGCGACACCCGTCGCGCTGGCTCCTCTGGCCACGTTTCTCGGAAAAAGCGCACTGCGGCCCGATGCCCGGATTGCCGCCGAGCTCAGGCTTCCCGACGGTCAACGGGTGCCGGCCCTCGTTTTCCACCACAACTGGGCCTGGTGGGTGGGCAACACGGCATGGCAACAGGGGGCGCCCGCCGATGAAGCTGTTCTCAAGACCTTCCTCGGCATCATCCCATGA
- a CDS encoding glycoside hydrolase family 42 — MNPSSSSHAAYPFGAVYLLEPEYTWTGIERDMRLMRDHGFNTLTLWPAANSWLATRPDEYVFDDTLRYLDLARSLGLRVIVQLIGQNQSQEFAPDCLMRPDMVLSDPGAGAASGGLKGWNNCFWANLNHPDVDILVKRYLETCVAALRHHPAVCGWDIFNEAHFRSDDPWTVARYRDWLRQRYDNKIETLNRRWFRRYRDFSEVNPADRDAPYSVWSSMLPVIDYEHFRSQTLTDICARWAAWTRAADPDRQADGSPVRPVIIDGTSGQLLEQSLSGRNNDEFSTARVPDCDIFGGTFYPKSWGRDLGDRPWELMHYYGMSRAAAVAAGKPYYVNELQTHTQAVLTPGSEMSPSLLALCIWAAIAAGAEAMQLWRWRPFLRGYQASGRGLTRLDGTPGPRAAAVAALVRTLRENEAAITASRPVPADVKILVGYRARVVHDVCLKGTSGHQSGSLRGWHSAFTALGFAVENASLECLSEADLATPVMVLPAAIALTDDQAAWLARYVAAGGTLIAEARLAILDDNGVVRSEGSPGRVLSEVFGVIERDVGPAGEFTWGGHRLPAPFLTQQFELLPSAGARILAREAATGWPMVIENRHGQGRAVYFASVQGTAWRENLCAYAQQFFAGLFPADHPHRVEKPEHVLIRWHENRETGDKLVYTMNFGTTEAEVRFPTGEILRIPARSTRLMTRKAPPPVSPRDEAACSPVFT, encoded by the coding sequence ATGAATCCTTCTTCCTCAAGCCACGCCGCTTATCCTTTCGGAGCCGTCTATCTGCTCGAACCGGAATACACCTGGACCGGGATCGAACGCGACATGCGGCTCATGCGCGATCACGGTTTCAACACCCTCACGCTCTGGCCCGCCGCCAACTCGTGGCTCGCCACCCGGCCCGATGAATACGTATTCGATGACACGTTACGCTATCTCGACCTTGCCCGGTCGCTCGGCCTGCGCGTCATCGTCCAGCTCATCGGCCAGAACCAGTCGCAGGAATTCGCGCCCGACTGCCTCATGCGGCCGGACATGGTCTTGTCCGATCCCGGAGCCGGAGCCGCCAGCGGCGGCCTCAAGGGCTGGAACAACTGCTTCTGGGCCAATCTCAATCACCCCGATGTCGACATTCTCGTAAAACGTTACCTCGAAACCTGCGTCGCGGCCCTTCGGCATCACCCGGCCGTCTGCGGCTGGGATATTTTCAACGAGGCCCATTTCCGTAGTGACGATCCCTGGACAGTCGCCCGCTACCGGGACTGGCTGCGCCAGCGTTACGACAACAAAATCGAAACGTTGAACCGCCGCTGGTTTCGCCGTTATCGGGATTTTTCCGAAGTCAACCCCGCCGACCGCGACGCGCCGTACAGCGTCTGGAGCAGCATGCTGCCTGTCATCGATTACGAACACTTCCGCTCGCAGACCCTCACCGACATCTGCGCACGCTGGGCTGCCTGGACCCGCGCCGCCGATCCCGACAGGCAGGCGGACGGGTCGCCGGTCCGCCCCGTCATCATCGACGGCACCTCGGGCCAGCTTCTCGAACAGAGCCTCTCCGGTCGCAACAACGACGAGTTTTCCACCGCCCGCGTTCCGGACTGCGATATTTTCGGCGGCACGTTTTATCCGAAAAGCTGGGGCCGCGATCTCGGCGACCGCCCGTGGGAACTCATGCACTACTATGGCATGAGTCGCGCCGCGGCGGTTGCCGCAGGGAAGCCCTACTACGTCAACGAACTGCAAACGCACACCCAGGCGGTGCTCACTCCGGGTTCCGAGATGTCACCGTCCCTGCTGGCGCTCTGCATTTGGGCGGCGATCGCCGCTGGCGCCGAGGCCATGCAACTCTGGCGCTGGCGTCCCTTCCTGCGCGGCTACCAGGCCAGCGGGCGCGGGCTTACCCGCCTCGACGGCACGCCCGGTCCGCGCGCCGCCGCCGTGGCCGCGCTGGTCCGCACCTTGCGCGAGAACGAGGCCGCCATCACGGCTTCGCGGCCGGTGCCCGCCGATGTCAAGATTCTCGTCGGCTACCGTGCGCGTGTCGTTCACGACGTTTGCCTGAAGGGGACTTCCGGCCACCAGTCCGGCTCGCTTCGGGGCTGGCACAGTGCCTTTACCGCACTCGGTTTTGCCGTCGAAAATGCCAGCCTCGAATGTTTGTCCGAGGCCGACCTCGCGACTCCCGTGATGGTGCTTCCGGCCGCGATTGCGCTCACCGATGATCAGGCCGCGTGGCTGGCCCGTTATGTCGCCGCGGGCGGCACGCTGATTGCCGAGGCCCGCCTGGCGATTCTCGATGACAACGGTGTGGTGCGCTCCGAAGGTTCGCCGGGCCGCGTGCTCTCGGAGGTCTTTGGCGTCATCGAGCGCGACGTCGGCCCCGCCGGCGAATTCACCTGGGGCGGCCATCGCCTTCCTGCGCCGTTCCTGACGCAGCAGTTCGAACTGCTTCCCTCTGCCGGCGCCAGAATCCTCGCCCGCGAAGCCGCCACCGGCTGGCCGATGGTGATTGAAAACCGCCACGGTCAAGGCCGGGCCGTTTATTTTGCCTCCGTGCAAGGGACCGCCTGGAGGGAGAACCTGTGCGCGTATGCCCAACAGTTTTTTGCCGGGTTGTTCCCGGCCGATCATCCGCATCGGGTGGAAAAACCCGAACACGTGCTCATCCGCTGGCACGAAAACCGGGAAACGGGAGACAAGCTCGTCTATACAATGAACTTCGGCACTACCGAGGCCGAAGTGCGTTTCCCGACCGGAGAAATCTTGCGAATTCCTGCGCGGAGCACACGGCTCATGACCCGGAAGGCTCCCCCGCCCGTATCGCCACGAGACGAAGCCGCCTGTTCTCCTGTTTTTACCTGA
- a CDS encoding LacI family transcription regulator has translation MGYAPDPMLSALASYRTRKRPTVFHGTLGWLVNSSGGYVWDSFSFYRDYFDGARDRARKHGYALEVFDLNGEGMSPGRVAAILRARNIDGVLLCPQPEPEVSMDFPWEQFSSLTFGYTLASPRLHTVAATHHRNMVRAMRELLNRDYKRIGFVFTEQHDIRTDRNYWAGYLAEELSYELRLPKVPPFMGSFPKAGEVSEKHFNTWLRKHRPDAIVTGDFRAVERLKEIGCRVPENLGAACVALPSCETRLAGVVENSIHMGAVAVDALVAAVQRGERGVPEQPQRILVEGLWHEGESLRPCGTVR, from the coding sequence ATGGGATATGCGCCGGACCCCATGCTGTCCGCGCTGGCGAGTTACCGCACGCGCAAGCGTCCGACAGTGTTTCACGGGACGCTGGGGTGGCTGGTGAATTCGTCGGGCGGATACGTGTGGGATTCGTTTTCGTTCTATCGGGATTATTTCGACGGAGCCCGTGATCGGGCGCGAAAACATGGATATGCGCTGGAGGTTTTTGATCTGAATGGAGAGGGGATGTCACCTGGACGCGTGGCGGCGATTTTGCGGGCGCGCAACATCGACGGGGTGTTGTTGTGCCCCCAACCGGAGCCGGAGGTGTCGATGGATTTTCCGTGGGAACAATTCTCGTCGCTAACTTTCGGATACACTCTGGCCAGTCCCCGGCTGCACACGGTGGCAGCCACGCATCATCGCAACATGGTGCGGGCGATGCGCGAGTTGCTAAACCGTGATTACAAACGGATTGGTTTTGTCTTCACGGAACAGCATGACATCCGCACAGATCGAAACTACTGGGCGGGATACCTGGCGGAGGAACTGTCCTATGAATTGCGGTTGCCGAAAGTGCCGCCGTTTATGGGATCATTTCCGAAAGCGGGGGAGGTGAGCGAAAAACATTTCAATACGTGGCTGCGCAAGCATCGCCCTGACGCAATCGTGACGGGAGACTTCCGGGCGGTCGAGCGGTTGAAGGAGATCGGATGCCGTGTGCCGGAGAATCTGGGTGCGGCTTGTGTGGCATTGCCATCGTGCGAAACGCGACTGGCCGGTGTGGTTGAAAATTCAATACATATGGGCGCGGTGGCCGTGGATGCGCTGGTGGCGGCAGTGCAGCGGGGCGAGCGGGGAGTGCCGGAGCAGCCGCAACGGATTCTCGTGGAGGGGTTGTGGCACGAGGGGGAGTCGTTGCGTCCCTGCGGGACCGTCAGGTAA